One genomic window of Sphingobacterium oryzagri includes the following:
- a CDS encoding DUF3826 domain-containing protein, with protein MKTKMNICLVLGLLCMLKSTFAQSDREKYLQVITERSDKIIAQLAIADSTTYKQVRAVVVQQYDDINSHHEAREAKIKAVKEKYAGQKKTLDAKRAGLEKKEDRALEKMHAQFLNKLQPLLKAPQIEQIKDGMTYGVLPLTYQAYQDMIPELKVEQKQKILTYLTEARERAMDQPGSREKHQVFGKFKGRINNYLSAEGYDLKEEGKRWEERKAKRQAGG; from the coding sequence ATGAAAACGAAGATGAACATATGCTTAGTGCTGGGTTTGCTATGTATGCTAAAATCCACCTTTGCCCAATCCGACCGCGAAAAATATCTCCAGGTTATTACCGAACGCTCCGATAAAATCATTGCCCAACTAGCGATTGCAGATTCTACGACGTATAAGCAGGTACGCGCAGTTGTCGTGCAGCAATATGATGATATCAATAGTCATCACGAAGCGCGGGAAGCCAAGATCAAAGCGGTGAAGGAAAAATACGCCGGACAAAAGAAAACCTTGGATGCAAAACGCGCCGGGCTGGAAAAGAAAGAAGACCGTGCACTTGAAAAAATGCACGCACAATTTTTAAATAAGCTTCAGCCGCTACTGAAAGCGCCGCAAATCGAACAGATCAAAGACGGCATGACTTACGGCGTTCTTCCGCTTACTTATCAAGCTTATCAGGATATGATTCCAGAGCTTAAGGTGGAACAGAAGCAAAAGATTCTGACCTACCTTACCGAGGCACGCGAACGCGCGATGGATCAACCGGGTTCGCGAGAAAAGCATCAGGTTTTCGGAAAATTTAAAGGCCGTATAAACAATTATCTATCTGCCGAAGGCTATGATCTGAAAGAGGAAGGAAAACGATGGGAAGAGCGAAAAGCCAAAAGACAGGCTGGCGGCTAG
- a CDS encoding SusC/RagA family TonB-linked outer membrane protein: MNFKTIYKNKLLWRSVGMLCTFLIFLPLAGVFGSNRSVYASIARNTLFINITGKILDAGGKPVIGATVVIKGTNTSTQTDEAGVFRLNAPPGSEILVISYVGFKTQEVAINGRTAVDVKLETTDAIDEVVVVGYGTQKKEHLTGAIQTIKSEEIQDIPVTNVGAALRGRLVGVGVSGGINRPGQPATINIRNAYTVSKDGGTTQPLYVIDGVIQVTSQGVPDNTFFNSLVPSEIETITFVKDAAAAVYGSRGANGVVIVTTKRGQSGEPRISYSGSFALNDESYRPKMLSAYDFGRYMNIMNGPYGAALPNEENNFFSADELEHFKTIDHDWLDAAWSPSHLTQHALNASGGTEKATYFAGVSYQEQNGNLSTVDYSRWNFRAGADVKVSNSLKAGIQVSGNYANNIKTYNKISGENDDNDYRTLVSKPRYVPMYVDGYPVRGPGANDLSQYHFFEIEKYNNTSNRKGQAMTVNFFAEYQVPYVEGLSARFTYGRNFESSNTQRIGGRYDLYTFDMLGENNHIYDGAEMIGSVNVKNDDRISFINTNGRSEQMNFNLNYNRTFGKHEFTGLFSVERAESESGQENVMRDQPLQNNNGQFNTAFGEVSGTTFAYESGSLGYIGRLNYAYDDKYLVELLYRSDASTRFAPENYWGNFYSTSVGWVLSRENFFKADWVNFLKVRYSYGKLGTDDTRAWNWRQRYTFQNGKGAVFGGNDPASTGLRMEASPNRNARWSDHFKQNFGVDANFLNNRLSVNADGYYNRGRNLLMELTANVPVSVGGTIASENFGAIDTYGIELTTGWNDQIGKDFRYGINLRFSWSDNKVLKGNFNEQDILLPWNPQPGKSSDNGMWGLDYLGMFRNQQEIDAYVNTYNIQEVYGVRAENLQPGMLYYRDVRGTLQADGTFSGPDGIIDDNDQILLGKRRDSHFGLGTTINLGYKGINLSMVISGSFGGWAEHDSNARKKLNNNINRVFENMPAFWSDIYDPELNPGGQYPNPHWEDINLSPTSTFWQVNSFRMAMQSATLSYTLPTRITDYANISNARIVFSAMNPVTFYNPFNYRDAYTSFDVYPNLRTYSLGLNLTF, encoded by the coding sequence ATGAATTTTAAGACAATATACAAGAACAAACTTCTTTGGCGAAGTGTAGGAATGCTTTGTACCTTCCTCATTTTTCTACCCCTAGCAGGTGTGTTCGGCTCCAATCGTTCCGTATATGCAAGCATAGCGCGAAATACATTATTTATCAACATTACAGGTAAGATTTTAGACGCCGGCGGAAAGCCGGTCATCGGTGCTACGGTAGTCATTAAAGGAACTAATACAAGCACACAAACAGATGAAGCTGGTGTTTTTCGCCTGAATGCGCCGCCCGGTAGCGAAATATTAGTAATCAGCTACGTTGGTTTTAAAACACAAGAAGTAGCAATCAATGGTCGAACCGCGGTAGACGTCAAGCTGGAAACTACCGATGCCATTGATGAGGTCGTTGTCGTAGGATATGGCACGCAAAAGAAAGAACATTTAACGGGCGCTATCCAAACGATCAAGTCTGAAGAAATTCAAGATATTCCCGTAACCAATGTAGGCGCAGCTTTGCGCGGTCGCCTGGTTGGTGTTGGCGTTAGCGGCGGTATAAATAGACCGGGACAACCGGCAACCATCAATATCAGAAATGCCTATACAGTTTCTAAAGATGGCGGCACCACACAGCCGCTTTACGTGATTGATGGCGTGATTCAGGTTACTTCACAAGGTGTTCCGGATAATACATTTTTTAACAGCCTTGTTCCCTCTGAAATCGAAACGATCACTTTTGTCAAAGATGCAGCGGCCGCAGTATATGGCTCGCGAGGTGCAAATGGTGTCGTGATCGTGACGACCAAACGCGGCCAATCCGGTGAGCCGCGCATTAGCTATTCTGGTTCGTTCGCGCTCAACGATGAGTCGTACCGTCCAAAGATGCTGAGCGCCTACGATTTTGGGCGGTATATGAACATCATGAATGGTCCTTATGGCGCCGCGCTTCCGAATGAAGAAAACAACTTCTTTTCAGCGGATGAGCTGGAACATTTTAAAACTATAGACCACGATTGGCTTGATGCCGCATGGTCGCCTTCGCACCTCACACAGCACGCTTTAAACGCCAGCGGAGGAACGGAAAAAGCAACTTATTTTGCCGGAGTTTCCTACCAGGAACAAAATGGTAATTTGAGTACGGTAGACTATTCGCGGTGGAATTTCCGGGCAGGCGCTGATGTAAAAGTTTCCAATTCGTTGAAAGCTGGCATTCAGGTTTCTGGTAATTATGCCAATAACATCAAGACGTATAACAAGATTTCCGGCGAGAATGACGATAACGATTACCGAACCCTCGTGTCTAAACCGCGCTATGTACCGATGTATGTAGACGGTTATCCGGTGCGCGGGCCGGGTGCCAACGATTTATCACAATACCATTTTTTCGAAATAGAAAAATACAACAATACGTCCAACCGTAAAGGGCAGGCTATGACGGTTAACTTCTTTGCCGAATATCAGGTTCCTTACGTGGAAGGTCTGAGTGCACGATTTACTTACGGTAGAAATTTTGAAAGCAGCAATACCCAACGCATCGGTGGTCGTTATGATCTCTACACGTTTGATATGCTAGGTGAAAACAACCACATTTATGATGGCGCGGAGATGATTGGGTCGGTAAATGTAAAAAACGATGATCGGATATCGTTTATCAATACCAACGGCCGTTCGGAACAAATGAACTTCAACCTGAACTACAATCGTACGTTTGGCAAACACGAATTTACGGGTTTGTTTAGTGTAGAGCGGGCCGAATCCGAATCGGGGCAAGAAAATGTGATGCGCGATCAACCGCTGCAAAATAATAACGGCCAGTTTAATACGGCTTTTGGAGAAGTGTCGGGCACGACCTTTGCCTACGAGTCTGGCTCGCTAGGTTATATTGGTCGCTTAAATTATGCCTACGATGATAAATACCTGGTAGAGTTACTTTACCGATCAGATGCATCCACACGTTTTGCACCAGAGAATTATTGGGGAAATTTCTATTCCACATCGGTGGGCTGGGTGCTTTCCAGAGAAAACTTCTTTAAAGCAGATTGGGTAAATTTTCTGAAAGTACGGTACTCCTATGGTAAGTTGGGCACGGATGATACCAGAGCCTGGAATTGGCGTCAACGGTACACCTTTCAAAACGGAAAAGGTGCCGTATTCGGGGGAAATGATCCTGCCAGTACCGGTTTACGTATGGAAGCCTCGCCAAATAGAAACGCTCGCTGGAGCGACCATTTTAAGCAGAATTTCGGGGTCGATGCAAATTTCTTAAACAACCGACTATCCGTGAACGCTGATGGATATTACAACCGCGGCAGAAACTTGTTGATGGAACTCACGGCCAACGTACCTGTATCGGTGGGCGGCACGATAGCTTCAGAAAACTTCGGCGCTATTGATACTTACGGAATTGAGCTAACAACAGGCTGGAATGACCAAATCGGAAAAGACTTCCGTTATGGCATCAACCTGCGTTTCAGCTGGAGCGATAATAAAGTTTTGAAAGGCAACTTCAATGAGCAGGATATCTTGTTGCCGTGGAATCCACAACCTGGAAAATCCAGTGACAATGGCATGTGGGGACTTGATTACCTGGGCATGTTTCGTAATCAGCAGGAAATCGATGCATACGTCAACACGTACAATATTCAAGAAGTATACGGCGTACGTGCAGAAAATCTGCAACCGGGCATGCTGTATTATCGCGATGTGCGTGGCACGCTGCAGGCGGATGGCACCTTCTCTGGTCCAGACGGAATTATTGATGATAACGATCAGATTTTGTTAGGGAAACGAAGAGACAGTCATTTTGGCCTCGGAACCACGATCAATTTAGGTTATAAAGGCATCAACTTGTCTATGGTGATCAGCGGTTCCTTTGGCGGTTGGGCAGAGCACGACAGCAATGCGCGCAAGAAGTTAAACAACAACATCAATCGGGTATTCGAAAATATGCCTGCATTTTGGTCTGATATTTATGATCCGGAGCTTAATCCAGGCGGTCAATATCCAAATCCACATTGGGAAGATATCAATTTAAGTCCTACCTCTACTTTCTGGCAGGTCAACTCGTTTCGTATGGCTATGCAAAGTGCGACGTTAAGCTATACGTTGCCCACGCGTATCACGGATTACGCAAACATCAGCAATGCGCGTATTGTTTTTTCCGCCATGAATCCGGTTACTTTCTATAATCCTTTTAACTATCGCGATGCTTACACATCCTTTGATGTGTATCCGAACTTGAGAACTTACTCTCTTGGTCTGAATCTTACTTTTTAA